The sequence TCCAAATCATTCCTTGCTACCACCAAATCTTTCACAGATCAGCCATATACCTCTTACTTACACAGGTGAATTACGGCTGACACAAACCTTAAGTTTCCAGTGAACGTGGGAGCCTTGTACCCgcagcttccctgcctgcagcagtttCTGCAAACAGGCTGCACTAGATAGGGTCTTAATTTCAAAGGATGTATGCTGTAAATCGAGTTTAAGATACCACTTTAGTAATCGCGGAGTTAAGTTTTTGAACAGCTGTGTTATATcgggagaaaaaaacaaacaacaaacaaaacgCAAATAAACAACCCCGCCCCTCAAAAGCGAATACAGTAAAATTACTGTACAAACTTTTAATACCAcgtgtctgaaaaaaaatcctgaaataacGGGCTCGCAGCCCATGGGAGCCGGTACGGAGGCGGGTCAGGGCAGCCCCCGCAGCTGTTTGGGACATCTCCCACCGGCTTCTTAAGTTCCCGGGACCCGGAGCAACACGGCGCCGGGCGGAGTggccgccagccccgccgctcACCGCGGGAAGAAGACGGTGGAAGGGCAGCCCCGCACAACCGCCAGCGCTGCCAGCCCTGCCGCCTCTGCAGCGCCCTCCGGCTCCGTCCGCACCGCGCTGGCGGCCGCGGCACCTCCCCGCGCGGCACCTCCCCGCGCGGCACCTCCCCGCGCGGCACCTCCCCGCGCGGCACCTCCCCGCGCGGCACCTCCCCGCGCGGCACCCCCCCGCGCGCCAGCCGCTCCCACGCAGCAGGAAGCGCTGCCCCGCCAAACGGCTCCGTCAAAGCGCCCACGTGACGCGCCGCGCAGATAGCCGCGCGCGCCAAGGCCCCACGCGGCCCCGATTTGCCCGGTCATTCCAGCTAGCGCGCGCCAAACAGCcccggcccctcccgccgccgccgcgggccAATCAGCTCCCGCCCAGAGGACGCGccgcgccggggccgggcgTGGCGCTGCCCGCGGCCCGCGAGCCCACTCAGTTTCGAATTCCGCCAGTGAGCCGGCCGCTTGTCCAGTCGGACGGCAGAAGCGAAGTGCGTCACGCTCAGACCCCGCCCCCGAGGGCGGGACCGAAGGTTCCCCACCCAGCGGTTGGTCGGCGGGAACCGCCGCTCTGTGACGGTTGCGCCGGGTCGGGTGATTGGTTCCGCCCAGGCGCGAAATGTAACGCGGGAAAATCTGGGGCTCGGCCTGGGCTGTGGGCGCGGAGGGGTCGCGGCGGCTCCTCCTTGGGCATCGCCGACACCAGGGCTGCCAGCGGAGCCAGTGCTGCTTCGGACAGGTGCGGGGAGGCTGCGGCTGCTTTACTCCGGCCGTTGCTATGGTCGGGAGCCGCTGACTTGGCTGATCCGCTCGGAGTTTGCCGCGGAGAAGGGGAAGGCACCGACATTCCGCCGGGATCCGCCGTCCCCAGCGATGAGCGGCTGACGCGGGCCAGGGCGGCGACAGGTAGCAGCGGCTGCGGGACTTCCGTGCCTCTCTGCACCCCTTGCCCCTCACGCCCGGACGCGGGCTCGGACAGCGGGGCTGAGCTGCCCCGGAGCGACCCTGCTCCTTTAACCTCCTTCCCGCGCCGGATCCTGCCGCGTTCGGCGATGGCGGAGCGGCTGCCACCGGGCCCTCCGGTGATTTTTTGCCAGGACTCCCCGAAGCGCGTCCTGGTTTCCGTTATCAAAACCACCCCGATCAAGCCCTCCTCGCGAGGGGGCGGTGATGAGCCGGTGTCCGCACCGCCAGTGCCCACCAGCCCTGGCTTTAGTGACTTCATGGTCTACCCCTGGCGCTGGGGCGAGAACGCTCACAACGTGACCCTCAGCCCCGGCGGCACCGGCGCAcccccggccctgccgccgTCCCGcggaggagctggcagggccCCCGCTGGGGACGAAGAGGAGGCGGGCAGCCCGGGAAGCGGCAGGCACCGCCACCTGAAGGTGAGTGCGGAGCCGGGACGGGCGGGCGGGTGGGCGGGCGGCGGAGTTGAACGGTGACTTCCCGCCGCCTGCCCCTCCCCCATCTCCGCCCGGAGATTTAAATGAAGTCACTTCCGGCAGTGGCGGGCGTGGCCTTTGCTGACTGGCGGGAGGGGGGCGGGTGGGATCGCTGGATTGCGGCTGTGGGGCCACTGGGAAGCAGAGGTTGGACGGTTGAGGGTTTCAGTGCCCTAATTACTGTAACACAGGATGGGACGAGGCGTGGCCGGCCGAGAGCAGACACCGTCCGTGACCTCATCAGCGAGGGAGAGCACTCCTCCAGCAGAATACGTTGCAATATCTGTAACAGGGTCTTCCCACGAGAGAAATCGCTGCAGGCCCACAAACGAACGCATACTGGTGAGTAAAGGGAAGGTGTGAGTAGCTGTCGTGAGCAGcttgagaagcagcaggaaagaaatttaaaaaaattaaaagtagcaagcaaaccacaaaaaaaaccccgaTGAACCAAatctgttaatattttattgcagCTGTTAAATTAACCACGCTTTTTTCCAGTGCTTGTCAATGCAACTCAAGTCTTAACTGTGTTTATCATGGAAAAGTGTAGCAACAATTCAGACTATAACTGTATAGGCAAATTGTGTAAATACAGGCTTGCTACATAAGAAGAACTGTGCCTGAGACTCTGTACATGAGAGCATTTTTTATCCTCTTCTCTGTGattcttttccttcttactGGTGTGCTTTTCACACAGCAATTGAAGTTCAGCTGCAAAGCAAGACAATATcttaaaaactggctggcaACTTGGGCAGGGTAATACCCTAGAAGTGTAGCTTAAATGTTcaaaaaaagactttaaataTCCATCCAATTGTCTCCCACCACTTAGAATTCATTTTCTCAGGTGGAGGTGGTCACAATAACTTAATGGAATTGTGTGTACAAAGGGAACACACAGTTATACTAAAATGTAGGACCAACTCATTCAGTACCCAGCTGAACTTGAACTGAAGAGAAggtattgttgttttttttaaaaccaagcaaacacattttttttttttcttcatgtccCAGCACAACTTTATTTGCAGTAAAGTGTGAAGTAATGTAGGTCACAATATGGACACAACcaccaacacaaaacacacaaactaATCAAACAACACCCCAGAAAAACCCTGGCTCCCATgatctctttttctgcttcaagtcatagaatggttcaggttggaagggaccttaaagattgtctagttccaaaccccctgcatgggcagggacatcttccactagaccaggtgacttacagccccatccaacatggccttgaacacttcaggggagggggcatccacaacttccccagATAAGTTGTGCCAGTGTCTCCcaacctcacactaaagaatttcttcccaatgtctaatctgtatctaccctcttccagtttaaaaccattgccccttgtcctctgcCTACatgccctgctaaaaagtccttccccagctttcctttaggccTTTTCAAAATAGTGGAAGACTACTCGGAGGtctcctggagccttcccttctccaggctgaacaaccccaaatctcAGCCTGACTTCAATAAgctcaatgtctttcttctgttgggggctccagaactggacacagtgctccaggtggggtctcacaacAGCAGTGTAGAGGGAGagagtcacctcccttgacctgctggccatgcttgctttgaagcagcccaggacactgttggctttctgggctgcaagtgcaaattgctggctcatgttgagcttcctCATCAAGCACCACTCCCAAGTCTTTCTCATGAGGGCtgttctccatttttttcccagcctgtatttgtgcttgggttTGCCCTGACTCATACAGGACCATGAACTTGGCCTAGATACTAAATAGCAGTTTCTTCAATCTCTTTGTTCAAGAGAGGCTTTTATTGCACTTGATTATGTTAGGGGTTGAACTTGGATAAACAACTTAACTGAGCAGAGCTTACCCTGGGTCAACATCACCTCTGACCTTCCTGAGGAGTGGTGGCATGGCATGCCTTTCCATAGTTGTGTGCAGCCAGATCCTCAAGGGGAAGAGGCACCTGCCATCTTTATTCTCATTGTTTGCATGGGTAAGTCTTCCTTGACAACTGGCCTAAGAATTTCTTGGCTTATGTctggaaaaaagtttttcttgcAAGCTTCAGTTATCCATTACAACTTTGTTCAAATAGTCTTCCCTAATGAGAGATTTCTACATCTTCGTATGTTGCTATACTGTTGACCTCAGTTATTTTACCCTGATTCAAGCTATGTTAAGGATAAAATTTATCTATTTACAATTTGAATGACATTACTTGTCCATTTACTCATTTCACTTCATAAGTTTCTTGCTCTGCAGGTGCATAGTTTCATGGGACAAAGCTTTTGTAGAGCTCTGCAAGAGGGCTTAAATCAAAAAGTATGacaaggaaaaatattgttgtgggtttgttgttttttttcccctctgcaagTAATTGTAGTATCCAGTAGCACTGAGCATGTACGTCAAAGGAAAGATCTGTTTAGGGTAAAAGTGGATCTCTGCTGTTTGGTACCGCAGAGCTTTTTAAGTAGGTACAAGTGTCTGAGTGGGTGAAAGGAGAGCGTGCTTGTGTAAATCTGAAGCTGGGGACCACTACTGGATACAGTGATTCTTCTTTTATATTCAGCTTTCATAAAtctgttctgttatttttaaggtGAAAGGCCTTATATGTGTGACTACCCAGATTGCGGGAAAGCCTTTGTTCAGAGTGGGCAGCTCAAAACTCACCAGCGTCTCCACACAGGGGAGAAACCTTTCGTCTGCTCGGAGAATGGTGAGCAATCAGAGAACAATTGGCAGCTTTCAGAACTAGGGTCAGTGCCACGTGGTAAATATCCATACAAGCGTGGTTACGAATTCTGGAGGAGCTTCTAGGGAAGGCAGAAGCCATGCATGCGAGTATGTATAAAGGATTGCATCATTATTATGTAAGTAGGTTATCAGTAATTCTGTCAGTTGGTAGTAATATGTAAAATGATGGGACATGTTATGAACCTTGCAACTGTAGCTTGCTGTTTTCAACCAAACGTAGGGTTTTGTGGGTGAGGAAGGTTGGATCCTTCATCCCACAGATATTATCCTTACTTGTTGATTGGCTGCTTTCCATAACATGTTCTTCATTGCcactttgtgttttttaagGCTGTTTAAGCAGATTCACCCATGCAAACCGTCATTGCCCCAAACATCCATATGCTCGACTGAAGAGGGAAGAGCTCACAGACAGGCTGAGTAAGAACCAGACAGCTGACAATAAAGCTGTGGCTGAGTGGCTAGCAAAGTAAGTTCCCTCATGGTGCCATCTTTCTCTTAAGTACTTCTAAGGGTGGTCtgagaaagcattttattattgaaggcaaaaaaaaccctaacaagCAAAAACCAGATGTTCCTGCAGTACAAATCAGCCTTGCCTTAAAGAATTGTGAAGTCCTTGTCTAGATAAAGTCCCTTAGAAGACTTTTTCGTGTTGTTCTTTGCTTAAATGCTTCTCTTTGCTTGATCAAGACCTGCTCATAACTTGCTAGTGCTAGTTTTGCTAAATTTGCGTCTGTTTATGGCCCTGCTAGGAACACCATTTAGAGGAGAAATGTCACAGGTTTGGTGTGGGTGCTTTACAcctaaaatactgaataaagGAGATTTCTGACATCTTAAATAGTACCGAATAATGGCTGAAAGCTAAAGCCAAATGCAGTGCTTGGTGGGATGCAAGCTAGTACCTGGGAGACTTTTGCCACCTTCGAAATGCTGGTGCACGGGTCAGTTTCATGTATTTTATAAGCATTCCCCACGTTTGCTTCTGTAGATACTGGGAGACTAGAGAGCAGCGTGCTCCTGCTTTGAAAACTAAAGCAATCCAGAAAACGGATCAGGAACAGCAGGACCCCATGGAATATCTGCAGTCTGATGAAGAGGATGATGAAGAGAAAAACGGAGCTCACTCCGCTGCTGGCCGCCGCCGCCTCCAGGAACAGCGTGAACGTATGCATGGCGCACTGGCTCTCATCGAGCTTGCAAATCTCGCTGTGGCACCACTGCGGCAGTAGAGAGCAACAGAGTCTGCCTATACACACTTCCTGGTGGTACTTAACCAGATAGATCCCGGTTATAAGCTAAGCACCTTATTTGCTTATCATAGGCTGCTATTCTGTAGAATTCATGAAGAATGTTGTTGCCCCATAACATGGGGTGAGAGAATTGCACTTTTTGTAAGGTAAAAGACAGATGTAAagtttaaaagtattttgtaaatataGCACTGCATAATGCAGGGTTGACAAATTTACATGTTGTGGGAAGCTAGATTTTGCAAGGTTAACTCATTTATTTGAAGCAGATTTCACAGGAAGCACTTTCTGAACAAAGTGTTCATGATTAGCAGACTGGTACATGTGGCCAAAGAAGGCTGACGAAAAGTATTTATCTGACTATTTAACTAAATTTATATTAAGTGGTAGGTCTGAAGAGATTAAGTATCAATGTCACCATGGTTTTCTAATGTCGGCATATCTTTACCTAGTATCACTGAGGCAGAAGGCAGAGCTTAGTTATCACAGCTTGTAGAGGGGATATGCTTCATGCAGGAAAGTTAAGATTGTTCAGCATCCTCACTGTGACTGCTCAGGGTATGAGGCTTGACTTTGCTgttttgtgctttctgtttCGATTTCAGCAGAATCTATTGGTAGCACTTGTTATTCCTAACATATGATGTTAGGAACTTTTGCACATTGTTTGGTTTATCTGAAAATGATTAGTCTTGCAAAGTCTAGACAAAGGTAAAAAAtggtaatattttttcagatatttttggACCCTGTAGTGATTTGGCACTTGATTTTGTTAATAGAAGGGGGTATTTACAGGGTGGTATGGATTTGTAGTAAACTATTCTAGATGTCCTAGTAGCGAACACTAAGTTTTAAAGCATTGCTTTTATGTGATTATTAGCAAATAGAAGCCTCCATACTTTCAGTGCATAAAGCCACCTTATTGCTTTACTTCAGGATAACATGcctattttgttttcactaaCTGTACCACAGCTGTTActtaaacactgcagaaaagtaTTCACAACTAGAAAATAGGCTTCCAAAGATAGTTATGAGTGTGTTAACAGTGTGATTTCATGTATTTCCCAAATAAGTGAAGTTACAGAATGCTGTCGAGTACTCAGATGCTGATATAAAATATTAAGCAGGATATCTTGCCACTTCATTAATATTGTATAGTTTAAAATAGCATTGCCTCATGGTGATCTTTTTCTGTATCTTGCTTTGAAGGCAACCAGAGATTCCTAATATGCTAACAGAACTTTGTTTTCA is a genomic window of Apus apus isolate bApuApu2 chromosome Z, bApuApu2.pri.cur, whole genome shotgun sequence containing:
- the ZNF367 gene encoding zinc finger protein 367, with the translated sequence MAERLPPGPPVIFCQDSPKRVLVSVIKTTPIKPSSRGGGDEPVSAPPVPTSPGFSDFMVYPWRWGENAHNVTLSPGGTGAPPALPPSRGGAGRAPAGDEEEAGSPGSGRHRHLKDGTRRGRPRADTVRDLISEGEHSSSRIRCNICNRVFPREKSLQAHKRTHTGERPYMCDYPDCGKAFVQSGQLKTHQRLHTGEKPFVCSENGCLSRFTHANRHCPKHPYARLKREELTDRLSKNQTADNKAVAEWLAKYWETREQRAPALKTKAIQKTDQEQQDPMEYLQSDEEDDEEKNGAHSAAGRRRLQEQRERMHGALALIELANLAVAPLRQ